In a single window of the Rhizoctonia solani chromosome 16, complete sequence genome:
- a CDS encoding major facilitator superfamily transporter, whose protein sequence is MRHMRNNTPGLDGVEEVPFVGDLPTFDTRANTDVFHIAEHPPLRSRSPSPAPSMTPRRPWYKRPSPIWLLPLTITGAVLMAATIAPRQELYIKLACNELRPEYILLPPPATVSFSNDIPSDPQTPIYVPPPAPPNRPAILIPGPNKMCTSDPNVMAATAKLSTALTTSMGILSCLTTGSWAQLSDRIGRTRVLAIAAIGVLFTDAVLILVAFYADILPGGYRFLIVGNIIDGALGGWTTSMAISHAYVSDIVQPAARSRLFSFFTGALFAGMAVGPTLGALITQHTNDLLTVFYVATALHVTYAILALIVIPESLDLKDRAAAMERYKANQDPNATWFSHVKHAVSTFARPLVVFIPQKRARGKGRDWSLTWIGIAFASAMLNMGSYTFKFQYAITQFGWGTTELGYWMSIVGVSRAAHLLLILPLILRGLQMVYRGRRHTYIDLFVARLSLGIELVGYIVMGMITDTTLFAITTCWMSFGGGFAPSVQSIALALSQDQTAEKPIESDSPASDSELASKPTGPSPSESGTLFGALSVLQSFLAKLWALLFGLVFVSTISSPARDLLG, encoded by the exons ATGCGACACATGCGCAACAACACTCCAGGCTTGGATGGTGTGGAAGAGGTCCCATTTGTTGGCGACTTGCCTACATTCGATACCCGCGCTAATACCGATGTCTTTCATATCGCTGAACATCCCCCTCTGCGATCTCGCTCACCGTCCCCAGCTCCTTCTATGACCCCTCGTCGGCCCTGGTACAAAAGGCCCAGTCCTATATG GCTGCTGCCGTTGACCATTACGGGCGCAGTACTTATGGCCGCAACTATTGCGCCGCGCCAGGAGCTCTATATCAAACTCGCTTGCAACGAACTACGCCCGGAATATATCCTGCTCCCTCCCCCAGCAACAGTTTCATTTAGCAATGACATCCCGAGCGACCCGCAGACACCGATCTATGTTCCGCCGCCGGCACCTCCAAACCGGCCCGCAATCCTGATCCCGGGACCTAACAAGATGTGCACGAGCGACCCAAATGTTATGGCCGCGACCGCCAAGCTCTCAACGGCACTTACTACGAGCATGGGCATACTCAGCTGCCTCACAACTGGCTCGTGGGCTCAG CTCTCGGACCGTATTGGTCGTACACGCGTCTTAGCAATTGCCGCGATCGGCGTCCTATTTAC TGACGCTGTCCTGATTCTTGTGGCCTTCTATGCCGATATCTTGCCTGGAGGATATCGCTTCCTTATAGTGGGTAATATCATCGATGGGGCCCTCGGAg GATGGACAACTTCCATGGCCATATCTCATGCCTATGTCTCCGACATCGTCCAACCTGCCGCGCGCTCTCGTTTATTCTCTTTTTTTACCGGGGCGTTATTTGCTGGTATGGCTGTCGGACCAACTCTCGGTGCTCTCATAACGCAACACACCAACGACCTCCTCACCGTTTTCTACGTTGCTACTGCCCTTCACGTAACATATGCCATCTTAGCCTTAATCGTCATCCCCGAATCACTTGATCTTAAAGATCGCGCCGCAGCCATGGAACGTTACAAGGCCAACCAAGACCCCAACGCTACCTGGTTCAGTCATGTCAAGCACGCGGTCTCTACGTTCGCCCGCCCTCTTGTTGTTTTCATCCCTCAAAAACGGGCGCGTGGTAAAGGCCGGGACTGGAGTTTGACTTGGATCGGTATCGCCTTTGCGAGCGCAATGCTCAACATGGGCTCCTACACATTCAAGTTCCAGTATGCAATTACCCAATTTGGTTGGGGCACCACGGAGTTAGGTTACTGGATGTCAATTGTGGGCGTATCGCGCGCCGCGCACCTATTGCTTATTCTACCCCTGATCCTTAGGGGCTTACAAATGGTTTATCGCGGAAGGAGGCACACATACATCGACTTGTTCGTCGCAAGATTGTCTCTTGGGATAGAACTCGTTGGGTATATTGTCATGGGTATGATCACAGACACCACCCTGTTTGCAATCACCACTTGCTGGATGTCATTCGGTGGTGGTTTCGCCCCATCTGTGCAGAGTATCGCGCTCGCTCTGTCCCAGGACCAAACTGCAGAGAAGCCCATCGAATCTGATTCTCCGGCCTCCGATTCAGAATTAGCCTCGAAGCCTACAGGACCTTCCCCATCCGAGTCTGGCACACTCTTTGGTGCGCTGTCCGTGCTTCAATCGTTTCTAGCCAAATTGTGGGCCCTTCTATTCGGGCTTGTGTTTGTCAGCACTATTAGCTCGCCCGCGCGCGATCTTTTGGGCTAG
- a CDS encoding Serine/threonine-protein kinase, which produces MDLDSGASVHDGDEYSQSDEHLIHRAAAWQLRRLRKDALVRLYTLASGPSCTPDPSTELTKPELIDALLGARAASSSLPTPSRSPPQTRASREIKDLPARPRRQTVSHPAPVPASLSCDGGDEADGDEAPSSKRMKLGKRRPSPTLPMKPQAPSASLALALLRSTLPTPRLRVATSRSEIVPNSPAPAGRRRRPRAKHQHHQQLRTPPSDDGDDEAGITSADSEAEALSPDVADISHMAQIADDTVVLEPEDETVRVLRNGKVVRQESEMDVIRQPDEAESSDLTELDSEEEDDDDDENDVTMRPTRRDEESDDDEEVGSDIQVLDAEGDEDGADDDDEEEADEEMATQSTQLEDDDLDIDLSQATDKSLLRLKRDALLRLCLSRSISANGTKPQLVQALLGWRDKSEFTDAPSSTMSELTELDEPISPVSTLPMSDASSELSEETVIVSVAGSSRKGSKGKSRVPSTKKPNKRRSTPVLERSSRVYVADQPDTPRAPRQGSNNGINVGNPPGMPLGVGSGMTKDELEIDLEELGLEDKEIPSDKLVKLEKIGSGGFKDVYIGRLRGRVKVAIAEFRGQLSAMDIKELKLLKDFDHPNVVRFLGVSIPENPRDTPVMMVSELCANGDLFDYIRNVPVPSLRKVLSLMLDIARGIKYLHEHKPPVIHRDCKSSNILITNKVTAKIADFGLAKVKQSTRSMVRSLVGTVNWQAPELWHAHPKYDYKVDVYSCGCVFWEMMQWHLPNKKYPWEGMNEHAIYEAVGAKKQRPPINGLRKQYCPEIVDLVEKMWAQEAKDRPTIKRVVEELERLIQMY; this is translated from the exons ATGGACCTCGACTCGGGAGCATCGGTCCACGATGGCGACGAGTACTCTCAGTCAG ACGAACATCTGATCCACCGAGCGGCTGCATGGCAGTTGCGGCGGTTGCGCAAAGATGCTTTGGTGCGGCTTTATACGCTGGCATCGGGGCCCTCGTGTACTCCGGACCCGTCGACAGAGCTGACAAAGCCGGAGCTCATTGACGCGCTGCTGGGTGCGCGTGCTGCCTCGTCGTCATTGCCCACACCATCCCGCTCTCCTCCGCAAACACGTGCATCCCGCGAAATAAAAGATCTCCCCGCTCGCCCTCGTCGCCAAACCGTATCGCATCCTGCTCCTGTCCCTGCATCACTCTCATGCGACGGCGGAGACGAAGCAGACGGCGACGAAGCGCCTTCCTCAAAACGCATGAAACTTGGCAAGCGCCGACCATCGCCAACATTGCCCATgaagccacaagcgcccagcgCGTCACTCGCACTCGCTCTGCTCAGATCGACACTACCCACCCCGCGTTTGCGAGTAGCA ACTTCTCGTAGCGAAATCGTCCCTAATTCTCCGGCCCCGGCTGGACGCCGGCGCCGACCTCGTGCAAAGCATCAGCATCACCAGCAGCTACGTACACCCCCTAGCGATGACGGTGACGATGAAGCAGGAATCACAAGCGCGGATAGCGAAGCCGAAGCACTGAGCCCTGACGTCGCCGACATATCACACATGGCTCAGATCGCCGATGACACCGTGGTGCTCGAACCCGAAGACGAGACTGTACGTGTCTTACGAAATGGCAAAGTTGTCAGGCAGGAATCGGAGATGGATGTTATCAGACAACCAGATGAGGCCGAGTCGAGTGATTTGACCGAGCTCGACTCGGAAGAAGaggacgatgacgatgacgagaATGATGTTACCATGCGGCCAACTCGCCGAGATGAAGAGAGCGATGACGATGAAGAAGTGGGTAGTGATATCCAGGTCTTGGATGCAGAGGGTGATGAGGATGGAGccgatgatgacgatgaggaAGAGGCGGACGAGGAAATGGCCACCCAGTCCACCCAACTCGAAGACGATG ACTTGGATATAGACCTCTCCCAAGCAACCGATAAATCCCTCCTCCGCCTTAAGCGTGACGCTCTTCTCCGCCTCTGCTTATCGCGCTCTATCTCTGCGAATGGCACCAAACCTCAACTCGTCCAGGCTCTGCTCGGATGGCGCGACAAGTCCGAATTCACAGATGCGCCCAGTTCGACTATGTCTGAACTCACCGAGTTGGACGAACCCATCTCGCCCGTGAGCACATTGCCCATGTCTGACGCCAGTTCGGAACTATCAGAAGAAACCGTCATTGTTTCTGTCGCTGGATCGTCGCGCAAGGGAAGCAAGGGCAAATCGCGCGTACCGTCAACCAAGAAGCCCAACAAGCGGAGGTCGACTCCGGTTCTGGAGCGCTCTTCGAGGGTGTATGTCGCAGATCAGCCTGATACGCCTCGTGCCCCTCGTCAGGGAAGCAACAACGGAATCAATGTCGGCAACCCGCCCGGAATGCCGCTGGGCGTCGGAAGCGGGATGACCAAGGATGAATTAGAGATCGATCTTGAAGAGCTGGGCTtggaagacaaggaaatcCCATCCGACAAGTTGGTCAAGCTGGAAAAGATTGGAAGTGGAGGGTTTAAAGA CGTTTATATCGGCCGGCTGCGTGGCCGCGTCAAGGTTGCTATCGCCGAGTTCAGAGGCCAATTAAGTGCTA TGGATATCAAG GAGCTCAAATTGCTAAAAGACTTCGATCATCCCAACGTCGTTCGATTC CTCGGTGTTAGTATACCCGAGAACCCAAGGGACACGCCTGTTATGATGGTCAGCGAACTCTGTGCCAACGGAGATCTGTTTGATTATATCCGCAACGTGCCTGTTCCATCATTGCGCAAAGTA CTCTCCTTGATGCTTGATATCGCCCGTGGTATCAAGTACTTGCACGAACACAAGCCACCAGTGATTCACAGAGATTGCAAATCTTCCAATATTTTAATTACCAACAAGGTCACCGCCAAGATTGCCGATTTTGGTCTTGCCAAGGTTAAACAATCCACACGATCCATGGTCAGGTCACTTGTCGGAACTGTGAACTGGCAGGCTCCCGAGTTGTGGCATGCCCATCCAAAGTATGACTACAAGGTCGACGTGTACTCGTGTGGCTGCGTGTTTTGGGAGATGATGCAATGGCATCTGCCAAACAAGAAATACCCTTGGGAG GGAATGAACGAACATGCAATTTACGAAGCTGTAGGTGCGAAAAAGCAACGACCTCCAATCAATGGTCTGCGCAAGCAATATTGTCCAGAAATCGTTGACCTCGTGGAAAAAATGTGGGCACAAGAGGCGAAGGACCGCCCGACTATCAAGCGCGTGGTCGAAGAGCTCGAGCGTCTGATACAGATGTATTAA
- a CDS encoding signal recognition particle receptor subunit beta — MDSSKLPEQVPPTADAMPISEPFAIGSRTTLVAVSLVLAVLIAFILSFTQRRPSSKRTSVLILGPTDAGKTALYSALAFGQALPTHSSIQSNSALYTTSHGRTLRLVDIPGHPRLRDQFTDHLEDTAAVVFVVDSASVARNGTAVAESTLALRATRPLVTTCKSTSPPIAHSCTQIRPGAEATSDPTCYRCSRRELEKRRSAQAGGVGVEGLGETEGGEGESGLECTGGIFRFAQWEAGDITFGEGWVKVAREDLEKSDNEKESATEDGLDSLREWLESL, encoded by the exons ATGGACTCGAGCAAACTTCCCGAACAGGTGCCTCCAACGGCAGATGCAATGCCCATCTCTGAACCGTTCGCTATCGGTTCGCGGACTACTCTGGTTGCAGTTTCCTTGGTCCTCGCAGTCTTGATCGCATTTA TACTCTCGTTCACTCAGCGCAGACCGTCTTCAAAACGTACCTCGGTGCTCATACTTGGACCTACAGATGCTGGCAAAACGGCTCTCTACAGCGCGCTCGCGTTCGGACAAGCACTCCCTACACATTCGTCAATCCAATCCAACTCGGCACTATACACCACGTCTCATGGCCGAACTCTGCGCTTGGTTGATATTCCGGGCCATCCCAGGTTGAGGGACCAATTTACAGACCACTTGGAGGACACGGCCGCTGTAGTTTTCGTTGTCGATTCAGCGAGTGTTGCAAGAAACGGAACAGCCGTTGCAGAGTCA ACACTTGCACTCCGTGCTACGCGCCCTCTCGTCACTACCTGCAAGTCAACAAGTCCCCCCATTGCTCATTCATGCACACAAATCCGACCTGGTGCAGAAGCAACAAGCGATCCAACGTGTTACCGCTGTTCTCGACGCGAACTCGAAAAGAGACGCTCGGCACAGGCTGGAGGAGTTGGCGTTGAAGGATTGGGCGAAACCGAGGGTGGTGAGGGAGAGAGCGGACTCGAGTGCACTGGCGGAATCTTCCGGTTCGCGCAGTGGGAGGCTGGCGATATTACTTTTGGCGAAGGCTGGGTCAAAGTTGCTCGCGAGGACCTTGAAAAATCCGATAATGAAAAAGAAAGTGCGACAGAGGATGGGTTGGACTCGCTCCGTGAATGGCTCGAGTCTTTGTAG
- a CDS encoding CK1/CK1/CK1-G protein kinase, with translation MSTSNSLQGTNIVGVHYRVGKKIGEGSFGVIFEGTDLLNSQAVAIKFEPRKSDAPQLRDEYRSYRILAGCPGIPQIYHFGQEGLHNILVIDLLGPSLEDLFDMCGRKFSVKTVCMTAKQMLHRVQTIHEKNLIYRDIKPDNFLIGRPGTKTASMVHVVDFGMAKQYRDPKTKQHIPYRERKSLSGTARYMSINTHLGREQSRRDDLESLGHVFMYFLRGGLPWQGLKAATNKQKYEKIGEKKQTTPIKELCEGFPEEFSIYLNYVRRLGFEENPDYDFLRELFTKVLKNAGETEDGVYDWMLLNGGKGLEATQGGNYQQPSAPRRDTQRRASQQQLGSPVAPSPAMVRHGSKQANRLTPGTPGGGPASAAAQIGVAAPTPSRRASALNTPQHPYASTANAIHTASGDFRGTDSVINPSTADANGQAGVMTPAALDNIHNGFDQHQETPRKKSFLEVICCR, from the exons ATGTCGACATCTAACTCGCTCCAGGGGACCAACATCGTTGGCGTCCACTATCGTGTTGGCAAGAAGATCGGCGAGGGCAGCTTTGGCGTCATCTTCGAGG GCACAGACCTACTTAATTCTCAGGCGGTGGCTATCAAATTC GAACCGCGCAAATCAGATGCTCCTCAACTGCGTGATGAGTATCGTTCGTATCGGATTCTGGCCGGTTGCC CTGGTATTCCCCAAATATACCACTTTGGCCAGGAGGGGCTCCATAATATCCTCGTTATAGACCTTCTTGGACCTAGTTTAGAGGACTTATTCGATATGTGTGGTAGGAAATTCAGCGTCAAGACCGTATGCATGACGGCCAAGCAAATG CTCCATAGAGTGCAAACCATTCATGAAAAGAACCTTATTTATCGTGATATCAAGCCTGATAACTTCCTCATCGGACGACCCGGTACAAAGACTGCCTCGATGGTACATGTGGTCGATTTCGGCATGGCCAAACAATACAGGGACCCGAAGACCAAACAACACATTCCTTATCGTGAGCGAAAGAGTTTGAGTGGCACGGCACGCTACATGAGTATCAATACGCATTTGGGACGAG AGCAATCTCGACGGGACGATCTTGAATCATTAGGCCATGTGTTCATGTATTTTTTGCGTGGTGGTTTGCCGTGGCAAGGGTTAAAAGCTGCCACCAACAAGCAAAAGTACGAAAAGATTGGAGAGAAGAAGCAAACCACACCCATCAAGGAGTTGTGTGAAGGGTTTCCAG AGGAATTCAGTATTTATCTA AACTATGTTAGACGATTAGGATTTGAGGAAAATCCTGACTATGACTTCTTGCGCGAGCTCTTTACCAAGGTACTCAAGAACGCAGGCGAAACCGAAGATGGGGTTTACGATTGGATGTTACTCAACGGCGGGAAGGGCCTGGAGGCGACT CAAGGCGGGAACTACCAGCAGCCTTCTGCCCCTCGACGTGACACTCAGCGAAGAGCTTCTCAGCAACAGCTCGGCTCGCCCGTCGCTCCCTCCCCCGCCATGGTGCGGCATGGCTCTAAACAAGCCAACCGTCTCACTCCGGGGACCCCTGGTGGTGGCCCAGCTTCCGCAGCTGCTCAGATCGGCGTGGCTGCTCCGACTCCTTCAAGACGCGCATCCGCATTGAACACCCCACAGCATCCATATGCTAGCACTGCCAACGCCATCCACACGGCATCGGGGGATTTCCGGGGGACCGACTCTGTCATTAATCCTAGCACTGCTGATGCTAACGGTCAAGCTGGAGTTATGACACCAGCTGCATTGGACAACATACATAACGGGTTCGACCAACACCAAGAAACCCCTAGAAAGAAGAGCTTCTTGGAAGTCATCTGTTGTCGGTGA